In Mobula birostris isolate sMobBir1 unplaced genomic scaffold, sMobBir1.hap1 scaffold_4112, whole genome shotgun sequence, one DNA window encodes the following:
- the LOC140193170 gene encoding synaptic vesicle glycoprotein 2A-like — MIKHLQMLEYSSRTKLFYKEKVEHFTFNFTLENQIHRNGDYYNDKFIGMKMKSVIFEDSLFEDCYFEDITSSNTFFKNCTFVSTLFYNTDFFDYKLLGCRLVNSTFLHSKEGCQLDFSDENNAYMIYFVSFLGTLAVLPGNIVSALLMDKIGRLRMLAGSSTLSCISCFFVSFGNNESAMIALLCLFGGVSIASWNALNVLTVELYPSDKRTTAFGFLNALCKLAAVLGISIFQSFVGITRAVPILLASTALALGSYLALKLPETRGLVLQ; from the exons ATGATTAAACACCTCCAAATGTTGGAGTACTCCTCCCGAACAAAACTCTTTTACAAGGAGAAAGTCGAGCATTTCACCTTCAACTTCACGTTGGAAAACCAAATCCACAGGAACGGAGATTACTACAATGACAA GTTTATTGGCATGAAGATGAAGTCAGTGATCTTCGAGGACTCGCTCTTCGAAGACTGCTACTTTGAGGATATCACCTCCAGCAACACTTTCTTCAAGAACTGCACGTTTGTCTCGACGTTGTTCTACAACACAG aTTTCTTTGACTACAAGCTGCTGGGCTGCCGGCTGGTGAACAGCACCTTTCTGCACAGTAAGGAGGGCTGCCAGCTGGACTTCAGTGACGAGAACAACGCCTACATGATCTACTTCGTCAGCTTCCTGGGAACGCTGGCCGTGCTGCCCGGCAACATCGTCTCCGCTCTCCTCATGGACAAGATCGGTCGCCTCCGAATGCTGG ccGGATCCAGCACCCTCTCGTGCATCAGCTGTTTCTTCGTCTCCTTTGGCAACAATGAGTCGGCCATGATCGCCCTGCTCTGCCTGTTTGGGGGAGTCAGCATCGCCTCCTGGAACGCACTCAACGTCCTCACCGTGGAGCTGTACCCGTCTGACAAACG GACCACGGCCTTTGGCTTCCTCAATGCCCTGTGCAAGTTGGCTGCCGTTCTGGGCATCAGCATCTTCCAGTCCTTCGTGGGCATCACCCGGGCCGTCCCCATCCTCCTGGCCTCAACCGCCCTGGCGCTCGGCAGCTACCTGGCCCTCAAACTGCCTGAGACCCGGGGCCTGGTCCTTCAGTGA